From the Cydia splendana chromosome 6, ilCydSple1.2, whole genome shotgun sequence genome, the window ttactgaccagtataaaatgaaccccgcggacaagaaacattattcaatgaaataatgaatttgactttcctgtgggatgttattccatctgtttcgtaagtagatgtcttagatgacttgccacaccattttacgctgcaatatcccatgatttcccaatgaattcaatagtttacgatttattttcttagactcgtgcacactgctaacaggtcgttacgttgggcgcaactgatcggagcggcgcgcgaacaatcttatatttgacctatacaccatacgggtggtgaccgcgagtcgtcctataagctcggtctataggggttggtctgtggtttgaacatacattttatgtaacattataaaaaaatacttaaattaatcttatttatactcacataccattaaactcattaaatttaaaagaaaaacgaaaatacccgcgtatttacccgcgggtaggtaaatatcgggtatttaccgggtaaatacccgctttcgggtatttacccgggtagttacccatctctggCCGGATTGatcaaatcaatccggtttgcaatccctagaTCCAGAGCATTATGCCACTTGCACAGCACTACATCTAATAGGACTAAGATAATATACATTCTACTTAATTAACACATATTTAACATGTAATTAAAAGCCTACGTCAAACAAGTGCGCGGAACTGTGTGGGTGTTCTGTtcttctatttttagtatctacCTACCGGCTCCCAGTCCCACTTCAAGTAAAGCTAAAATTGCTCTAAGCTCtcctttaagtaggtacatataaactGGAAATCTTAGTCAGCATATCAACACAGATAAAAAAATAGCAGATATGCCATCCCcgcataaaaaaattgaaaaactgGTACTTTGTTCAGTTATTCTGCTTGGATTTTCTTTAGCATCGTTATTATTACTCTACTATAGTTTGTCCCTTGAAACCATGATATgcagggtattatactgtatttaaaataaattattttacaccatgcatgaaataaagcatcagataacaattagaaaaacacacataggagttatttttaaacacaagttctatttaataaatcggatacaaatataaaaagtaggtgagttgaccgtgacgtcacgatgtaatgtttcatataaattccatattagcaaatcgttttgacagttctaaaaaagtaactgatttgactagtaggcaAATACCCTATTAAAACTAAGTGTTAGACATATGTATGACATGACTAGGATTCATGCTCTCGATCCGAAATCATTTTACACAACGAACGAGAAAAGAAAGTTATCGATGTCATCATCATAATTGCATGGGTTGTCGACTGTCAATTAGTCATTATACTGACCAACAAACAGTTTTCTAGGGTGTGATTTCATTTTTATAGATATGATTtagtattagagttagaccaagacaagtctgcaacgattttgatagcacacgcagtgcaagtgttattttaaacttctataaaatgatgacgtataaatgacacttgcactgcgtgtgctatcaaaatcgacttgtcttggtctaactctatttattttttaatctttgtcATTCCTGAAAGTGAAAGGTCGCCTACTCATCATTAAGTATGCCGACGAGCGCTCTTTATCGTAATAATCAGCCGATTGTTCTCAAAGAATGTTCAGAATTTCATTATTGCTGGCTGGATCCGTCGCCTACTAGCTAGCTAGGGGTAACCCTGACATATCGATATGGCCTTGGATGCCTAAAATGGAGTAGGGAGCTAGTCCTAGTTCCTAGATGGCGGCGTATGAAATGATTTATTTGTAAATggaattgaaataaaaatatattattacgaGTTGGATGTCACTGTGATAAAAGAGCTGGCATAAGCATTTTACGAATTTGCGGTTCAGAGAGGAAATGGTGCCGGCTACCTCGGCTAGGTCACGAGGATCCTGTTTAGATTTAACTTTTAATATTAGTGTTATCtttaatcaattaagttaattttacgaAGTTATAGGTATATATCTCTGGTTTTACCTATTCGACTACTTTTCGGAGAGTACGTATATATGGCATGGCCTTAAAGGCAAATTAAGATAAATTTATAAGGTAAGCAACGTTTTTTAGACAAATGTTAACCGCATCAGggcttgtataaaaaaaaaaggattttagAAATCTTATTTACTAGTCATCCCACCTTTCTCTGAACTGAATTGCTTTGTTACGTAAATATCCTACCTATGACATCGACCGATACCAATCAAAGTATCACAATGATAAAGGTACTATTGATTTGACGTCTTTTGTGCGCAGGTAATGATAGGGAAGCCATTTATAGGAGGGGGAAATTAGAAGTAGGTAACTTTAGCCCTTTGCACGCCCTTTAAGAGGTACAGACTGCCCTAAGATAAAGTTTATTGGCAACCATGAAGACTTGCTCGCTCCTAGTAAAGACGCAGCCCTATGGGCCAAGACATTGGATATAGTTCTTTCATTCTTTATTACTTTCTAATACTTTAAGCGACTCGAAtcttgccatacgattaaataaataaagaggtGTATATAGAGGTACCTTTGAGCATCCTTTTCTGACTAAATACTAGGTATGTGTTTTTGATGAAAGACgcatataggtatacctatctATAGGCACGTACCTTAGGTAGATGCCAAATAGGAATTATTTAGGCATTCGTTTTTGAAACGGATCTTGGCAATCTTCCATcctttaggtaggtacaaggTACCATTGTCAATTGTGAAGCAGTTTATCGCCGGCAGTCATAATAATACCTACATTTAGCGATGTAGTTGTTCGTACTTAGCTCTAgttaaaaatcgggcaagtgcgagtcggactcgcgcacgaagggttccgtaccatataaaaaaaacaaaaacaaaaaaaaaaaagcaaaaaaaaaacggtcacccatccaagtactgaccactcccgacgttgcttaactttggtcaaaaatcacgtttgttgtatgggagccccatttaaatctttattttattctgtttttagtatttgttgttatagcggcaacagaaatacatcatctgtgaaaatttcaactgtctagctatcacggttcgtgacatacagcctggtgacagacggacggacggacggacagcgaagtcttagtaatagggtcccgttttaccctttgggtacggaaccctaaaaatggtattagctgaataaaaccaggtaggtacctaagtatctgAGTGCTGGTTATTAGGCGCGCGACTTTTAAATGGGTTATGGCAATACCTATATATGTTTGTTCTGGGTACTTATATCATGCGAGTTTTACGATTTTCAAAGCGATGCAAAAGGCCCTATGGCCCTATGGCTATGGGTcctatggtatggtatggtagtATAGGGCAAGGCATAACTGAACCCCACCGGCGCAGCATACAAGGATCTTAATAATATCCTATATCTTCAATTGTTTTTGCACCAGGTTCTCAGTGGATCTGAGCCAGATGCGATCCCTGCGGCTGTTCTTCAACGACGACAACTGCACATGTGGGCAGCTGGTGGTCGCGTCCCGCGAGTCGCAGTACAAGATCCTGCATTTTCATCATGGCGGGCTGGATCACCTGGCCCAGGTGCTGCACCGGTGGCATTCGTTGTTGCACAACATCAGGCGGGCGCCGGGTAAGGAGCACTTAACAACCTCTCCGTTTaatatactcagtatttacccGTATCATTTCCATATGGCGGATTATACCACCTGGCACGGTAGCATTCCCTGCTGCACAATATTAGAAGCTCCAGTTAAGAGGTCTCTTCTAACAACCTTCTCTTAGCCTTTAGCCTCAGCATCTACTTCTAAACTTCCACCATGAAGGGCTGGTCCACCTGGCGCAATTGTTGCACCAGTAGCTCTCATTGGTGCACAACAATAACGAGCGGCGGGTTAGGCTTAGGTGCATCTTCTTACGTTTATCCCAGGACGTTACCACCACCAAGGCACTTAATGCTGTTCTGTTCTGAGTGAAAATCTACTCTTAACCTTCCACCAAATACATTATAGTACATACACTAAGGTCAGTAGCAATGTTAATAAAAGCCCCActtttgtaaatattatttcGGAATCATTCGTCCAAAAGCCACACTCAACCGTAATAACAAAATAAGGACGTCGGAGCAACCCTTATTTCGCCTTTTGGTCCGTTTATGGAGTGGCTACACAAGCTTGTACTTAATTCCATTATCCTTATGTTACGCCACTTACGCGGTCCGAGGATCATCAACACTCTTAATGCAATATAAACTCAATTACAGGATCAGAAGAGCCCAATTTACCGTATCGACATTTCATGGTCTGCCGTCCCGAAGTACAAAAATCAGAGCAGCATCCCGAAGAAGGAAAGATACCGAAAATTACGCCGGAAATATTTTATGGAAAAGTCATGAATGGCAAGGGATTGATAGAAGATGACTTGTTCCTGAGAAAAGGCGTTTTCTTTGGAGGTTTAGATAAGGAGTTACGAAGAGAGGTTTGGCCGTTTTTGCTTCACTGTTACCCATATAATACTACTTATGACGAACGGGAAATTATTCTTCAGTTAAGGACTAGAGAATATGAAGAAATTACTCGGAAAAGGCTGGAGAAGATGACCCCGGAGCAATACGCACTGTTTTGGAAGAACGTGCAGTGCGTAATTGAGAAAGACGTCGTGAGGACGGATCGGGGGAATCCATTCTTTGCCGGCGAAAACAATTATAATGTAGAGATTATGAAGAATATTTTGCTGAATTATGCTGTATATAATCCTGTTTTAGGGTAAGTACCATAGCCCACACAGTTCACTAGCAATTCGTAAATCTTAGTCTGTGTAATTTTTGCGGAGACTAAGATCTACGGTCAGTTAAGAGAGTTGttaaattgttatttgttaGTACAAAAAAACGGTTTTAGACCATTGTTTTCACAAATCTGTTTTCAGCTGCCACCCTTTGTGCAAAAAATAACATATAAATCTTTAAACCTCATTTTACGGACAAAGAACAAACTAAAATTAACCTTAATAATTGGCTCTGTCGTAGAACCAGCCTAATTTAATTCCAATCTATGGTCCCGGCCAATTTATAAACCTGTGAAATTGAAATTTATGAATTACATGAAATGATAAAGTAGGGTAGTAATAATAAAGTAGGGTAAGTTTTCAAAATTCATAATATTTCGTTTCAGCTATACGCAAGGCATGAGTGACTTGTTGGCGCCCGTGCTCTGCGAAATCAATTGCGAAGCAGAAGCCTTCTGGTGCTTCGTGGGGCTGATGCAGCGAGCCATATTTGTGTGCACACCTACAGACAATGATATGGATATTAATCTTGTAAGTACTGCATACAGTTGACTGCTGCATATAGGgaacgagtaggtaggtatagaatAGAGTAGGTGGTGTAAAGCCCTGCAAACTCCGCATTGAAATGCGAATTGCTGCAGAACAAATAGATATACATGTTGGCTATTAGTGCTTCAGCATAATACAGCCAGAGAAAGTGAACTTACCTAGTACCGTTAGAAAAGTTTAATTTTACTTCTCTAAGTTGGCAATGCAACGTCTTTATCTACTAGAAACGGTAGTGTCCCCGCCAAGTCGCATCTACCTCTTTTCTCAGAGCCATTTGTCAGGgcatttaacatttttattttaagcacTTGTTCAGAAGGTATGCTTTGATGGCATAAGTACTAATGCATACCTATTACGATTTATGTAATTATGTCTGTTCCAGAGTTACCTACGTGAATTAATAAGGATAATGTTACCGCATTTCTACAAGCACTTGGAAAAGCATGTGGACGCAATGGAGCTTCTCTTCTGCCACCGGTGGATATTATTGTAAGTGACGTattgtttttaatgtttttatgttCCTTGacggagagagagagagagaggggcTCACACAAGTTATTTACGGTGTCGAATGTCACATTCCAGATGTTTCAAGCGCGAATTCACCGAAGCCGTAGCGCTTCGCATGTGGGAGGCGTGCTGGGCGAACTATCAGACGGACTACTTCCACTTGTTTCTCTGCTTGGCCATCATAGCGGTGTACGCCGATGACGTCATCGCCCAGGGCCTCAACACTGATGAGATGCTGCTGCACTTCAGTTCGTTAGGTATGTGGCTTATGACCCGTGGGTCAAGTCAGTCACAACTGTGTTCATCGCGTCCGGGGCCGCCTGAATGGAATAAGAAAACATAGTTCAGTTTCTAATGACGGGACCAACTTTaagtagggcaaaccttggcttatcggtgatacttggtaattcggtgataatgGGTTGTTATCTTTCCCAGAGCTTACAATGCTGAAATGTAAGCAATTAAATCGCTGCCAACCCAATTGCAAGCATCAAAA encodes:
- the LOC134791661 gene encoding TBC1 domain family member 16; translated protein: MMPLPELLKRASSYFLGLEFEDYEELPDYVDNEILFCKNNVCVHPPTVARHELDVIHHPGYLTVTTKVFTDQHNNAKRPTLFLNWIPNSTLKKCPSAVETSPSDELGLRKTTKETKPNDSNKKIDSNNENAFSDSSETTSINSNSDKHSIKSNDTRYTHTQEDLTSSSKPTVKTVDSAKDSVFGSFEKDENKEDVFMFDKHVRSQSMTSVNITIANPTVENIDLTPDSMSGDKFIRSLSMSSCDEGNPNWMSTPEFLALKHNLVFPESVQSSPVPQRRAPIKCRRFSVDLSQMRSLRLFFNDDNCTCGQLVVASRESQYKILHFHHGGLDHLAQVLHRWHSLLHNIRRAPGSEEPNLPYRHFMVCRPEVQKSEQHPEEGKIPKITPEIFYGKVMNGKGLIEDDLFLRKGVFFGGLDKELRREVWPFLLHCYPYNTTYDEREIILQLRTREYEEITRKRLEKMTPEQYALFWKNVQCVIEKDVVRTDRGNPFFAGENNYNVEIMKNILLNYAVYNPVLGYTQGMSDLLAPVLCEINCEAEAFWCFVGLMQRAIFVCTPTDNDMDINLSYLRELIRIMLPHFYKHLEKHVDAMELLFCHRWILLCFKREFTEAVALRMWEACWANYQTDYFHLFLCLAIIAVYADDVIAQGLNTDEMLLHFSSLAMYMDGQLILRKARGLLHQFRQLVRIPCSLAGLCQRCGPGIWDSAHRPSVECNGEHDFCKYAVQ